From a single Candidatus Synechococcus calcipolaris G9 genomic region:
- a CDS encoding HMA2 domain-containing protein: protein MNYQVVHASPGRFRIHVPRLRRDRQYGQILQQLVLSLALVRQVRINRQAASLIVEYQLGLLSGATVQSKLFKCIEKAEIATPSALPPGAGGAEAKAVDVWESQIGADARLETDWERLGLPFIAVSMSLLTVPFELPAVVVGAAVLASAWPWFHRTGDHIVHKQRPSVELLDSLWIALHTVNGQFMAPAFKTGLVGTRADLRDRHTRHDLQYYPSLLLEHHSHLKIERQGDRQKIEIQDLEAGDYIWLNPGDLVPADGCIIEGIAQLTPAHLGEFATVVLCRPGDSIYAGSQVLEGAIQIQAKRTGWQTRVGLVTELIQSEPVYDTEIAKAQGEFALQAVIPVLALSVAIFGVVGAYGPAIAPMQLDFGSGIQLSLRTVMLSAQIFAAQEGIYLPTAGTLEKLAQLDTLIIDLSSPLPEPEQMKDVLEKLRQQGLKLYLLGAESGDQSLLGNLGGVEVVTTETWPQLVTYLQGCQRKVGLIQSPDSSHSVPEGWISIHINPEEIHLEAKTIVLLEPNWNLLLVAIAIARHALEMTYQNAAIICIPNLAVTTAGIFFGLHPMVNVLTNNATAFIAEFIHSDRPRFRTSLLPSVSPSPAAMAATPTTPSLDTYAYT from the coding sequence ATGAATTACCAAGTTGTCCATGCCTCTCCAGGTCGATTCCGTATCCATGTGCCGCGTCTACGCCGCGATCGCCAGTATGGGCAAATCTTACAGCAATTGGTTTTGTCCTTAGCCTTGGTTCGTCAAGTTCGCATTAATCGTCAAGCCGCTTCTCTAATCGTTGAATATCAATTGGGCCTACTCTCAGGGGCAACGGTTCAGTCAAAGCTATTTAAGTGTATTGAAAAAGCAGAGATCGCCACACCGAGTGCGCTCCCCCCTGGGGCTGGCGGTGCCGAAGCCAAGGCCGTTGATGTCTGGGAGTCGCAAATTGGAGCCGATGCCCGCCTAGAGACGGATTGGGAACGGTTGGGTTTACCCTTTATTGCCGTGAGTATGTCCCTGCTGACGGTTCCCTTTGAACTACCGGCGGTGGTTGTGGGGGCAGCGGTGTTAGCCAGTGCTTGGCCCTGGTTTCATCGAACTGGCGATCATATTGTTCACAAGCAGCGACCCAGTGTTGAACTCTTGGATTCCCTCTGGATTGCGCTCCATACGGTCAATGGTCAGTTTATGGCTCCCGCCTTCAAAACAGGTCTGGTGGGAACCCGGGCTGACCTCCGCGATCGCCACACCCGTCATGATCTGCAATACTATCCCAGTCTCTTGTTAGAACACCATAGTCACCTAAAAATTGAACGTCAGGGCGATCGCCAAAAAATTGAAATTCAGGACTTAGAAGCGGGGGATTACATCTGGTTGAATCCAGGGGACTTGGTTCCTGCCGATGGCTGCATTATTGAGGGAATCGCCCAACTCACACCGGCCCATCTAGGGGAATTTGCCACCGTTGTATTATGTCGCCCCGGAGATTCCATCTATGCCGGTAGTCAAGTCCTTGAAGGGGCAATTCAGATTCAGGCAAAACGTACCGGATGGCAGACTCGGGTGGGCTTGGTTACGGAACTGATTCAATCAGAACCTGTCTACGATACTGAGATTGCAAAGGCCCAGGGAGAATTTGCGCTCCAAGCCGTCATTCCGGTGTTAGCCCTGAGTGTGGCCATTTTTGGTGTGGTGGGAGCCTACGGCCCGGCGATCGCCCCGATGCAATTGGATTTTGGCAGTGGCATTCAACTCTCGTTACGAACGGTGATGCTATCGGCACAAATTTTTGCAGCCCAAGAAGGGATTTATCTGCCCACCGCCGGAACCCTGGAAAAACTTGCCCAACTGGATACCCTGATCATTGATTTAAGTAGTCCCCTCCCAGAACCAGAGCAAATGAAAGATGTCTTGGAAAAGCTACGCCAGCAGGGCCTCAAGCTCTATCTTTTGGGGGCAGAATCAGGGGATCAATCCCTGCTTGGGAACCTAGGGGGCGTTGAGGTTGTGACGACGGAAACCTGGCCCCAGCTTGTTACCTATCTTCAGGGCTGCCAGCGCAAGGTGGGTCTGATTCAGTCTCCCGACTCTTCCCATTCTGTGCCTGAGGGCTGGATTTCCATTCATATCAATCCAGAGGAAATTCATCTGGAAGCAAAAACCATCGTCCTATTGGAACCTAACTGGAATCTATTATTAGTGGCGATCGCCATTGCCCGCCATGCCCTAGAAATGACCTATCAAAACGCGGCGATAATTTGCATTCCCAACTTGGCCGTCACCACCGCTGGTATATTCTTTGGCTTACATCCCATGGTTAATGTTTTAACCAACAATGCTACGGCCTTTATTGCCGAATTTATCCACAGCGATCGCCCCCGCTTCCGCACCAGCTTGCTACCCAGTGTCAGTCCATCACCGGCAGCAATGGCAGCAACTCCAACCACCCCTTCCCTAGATACCTATGCCTATACCTGA
- a CDS encoding CHAT domain-containing tetratricopeptide repeat protein: MMDSSVTSNILRLLVLSIAGLCTLPLGVMAQNESQELRDIMQRLDTLQQSYTTVVDELDVIRQTSFGPDSSNVIALTNTIEQLQKQGNYGAAVPPSKELVAIAQRVLGPEHPTVAATLNNLAVLYKELGRFSEAVPLYQSSLGIREKALGSNHPDVASSLNNLANLYGEQGNYGEALPLYQRSLQIREQALSPNHPDVGLSVHNLAVMYHLQGNLPVALPLYQRSMNILETTLGGDHPIVATLLNNLGELYRTQGNYAAALPLYQRSLSTRERVLGQEHPDVATSLNNLAELYRIQGNYNAALPLYQRSIALRQRGLGAEHPYLALSLGNLAKAYWAQGNLKESLGFLDRSLDIEETNLGRNLVVGSEEYKRNYLSTFQESTNTAISFHLQGNPQESAAATMALTTILRRKGRLLDVLAATTSRLRNQLDNNGQQQLDKLIELRTQIASLTFVSDRPPPVNQISQLEQRSAQIEGQLVRENANFRVEVAPITLTTVQQAIPTNAVLLEFIQYVPYNPQTNRWQAPRYALYALKASGAPQWRDLGTVAEIDGLINTARQQVSDPRLTPNSIKPSLKAVYERVIGPLEPFLAGSTHLLVAPDGQLNTIPFEALMDRQDRYLIESYTITLLTSGRDLIRLQQRGRSPNPPLIVGNPTFNQGNRSSVPSGQRGTATRDLDLRNLTFNDLPGTATEVKTLGTLFPQAQVLTGSNATETAIKQANRPHILHLATHGFFLESPPLSPQDLQNNRGLNVNVPFAGENPLLRSGLAMAGFNQRQSGEDDGVLTALEVTSLNLEGTELVVMSACDTGRGDILNGDGVYGLRRAFTLAGAHTQVSSLWKVDDSTTQQLMVAFYQNLAAGKGRSEALRQAQLALMQENSRQIPYFWAAFVSSGEWRSLK, from the coding sequence ATGATGGATAGCTCAGTAACATCCAATATTTTGCGGCTGCTGGTTCTGAGCATAGCCGGACTATGTACACTGCCTCTGGGGGTGATGGCTCAAAATGAGTCCCAGGAGTTACGGGACATTATGCAACGGCTCGATACCCTTCAACAGAGTTACACAACCGTAGTTGATGAGTTGGATGTCATTCGCCAAACCTCCTTTGGCCCGGATAGCAGCAATGTCATTGCTCTGACAAATACCATTGAGCAACTGCAAAAGCAGGGTAACTATGGTGCCGCGGTCCCCCCTTCAAAGGAGTTAGTGGCGATCGCCCAACGGGTCTTGGGGCCAGAGCATCCTACGGTGGCAGCTACCCTCAATAACTTAGCCGTCCTCTACAAAGAGTTGGGACGCTTTAGTGAGGCGGTTCCCCTCTACCAGAGCAGCCTAGGGATTCGCGAAAAAGCCCTTGGCTCCAATCATCCCGATGTGGCCAGCAGTCTCAATAACCTAGCCAACCTCTACGGCGAACAAGGGAATTATGGCGAGGCGTTGCCCCTCTATCAACGCAGTTTGCAGATTCGGGAGCAGGCCCTCAGTCCGAATCACCCTGATGTGGGGTTAAGTGTGCATAACCTGGCCGTAATGTACCATCTGCAAGGCAATCTCCCCGTAGCTTTGCCGCTCTATCAACGCAGCATGAACATCCTCGAAACCACCCTCGGCGGGGATCACCCCATCGTGGCAACCCTACTGAATAATCTTGGCGAGCTTTACCGCACCCAAGGTAACTATGCCGCTGCCTTACCCTTGTATCAACGCAGTCTCAGCACTCGTGAGCGTGTTTTGGGTCAAGAGCATCCCGATGTGGCCACCAGTCTCAATAATTTGGCAGAGTTGTACCGCATCCAAGGGAATTACAATGCCGCCCTGCCGCTGTATCAACGCAGTATCGCTCTTCGACAGCGTGGGTTAGGTGCGGAGCATCCCTACTTGGCCTTAAGTTTGGGCAATCTGGCCAAGGCCTACTGGGCCCAAGGGAACCTGAAGGAGTCCCTTGGGTTTCTGGATCGTTCCCTTGATATTGAAGAAACCAACCTCGGACGGAATCTGGTGGTGGGATCAGAAGAATATAAGCGCAACTATCTCAGCACCTTTCAGGAGTCCACAAATACAGCCATTTCGTTCCATTTGCAGGGCAACCCCCAAGAGTCGGCCGCAGCAACCATGGCCTTGACCACAATCCTGCGGCGGAAAGGACGGTTACTGGATGTGCTAGCCGCAACTACAAGTCGTTTAAGGAATCAGTTAGACAACAACGGCCAACAACAACTGGATAAACTGATTGAGTTGCGAACCCAGATTGCGAGTCTCACATTTGTCAGCGATCGCCCCCCTCCAGTGAATCAAATTAGTCAACTTGAACAGCGGTCCGCCCAGATCGAAGGACAACTGGTGAGGGAAAATGCTAACTTTCGGGTGGAAGTCGCCCCGATTACCCTGACCACTGTTCAACAGGCTATTCCCACCAATGCTGTATTACTGGAATTTATCCAGTACGTTCCCTACAATCCCCAAACCAATCGATGGCAAGCTCCCCGCTACGCCCTCTATGCCCTAAAAGCCAGCGGTGCGCCTCAATGGCGGGATTTGGGGACAGTTGCCGAAATTGATGGGTTGATCAACACCGCCCGCCAGCAAGTTTCAGACCCCCGTTTGACCCCCAACAGTATTAAACCGTCCCTCAAAGCAGTATATGAACGAGTGATCGGGCCGCTGGAGCCGTTTTTAGCTGGGAGTACCCACTTGCTTGTGGCACCGGATGGACAATTGAATACGATTCCCTTTGAGGCACTGATGGATCGCCAAGATCGCTATCTGATTGAGTCCTATACTATTACCTTGCTTACTTCCGGTCGGGATTTGATTCGCTTGCAGCAGCGGGGGAGATCGCCAAACCCACCCCTTATTGTTGGTAATCCTACGTTCAACCAAGGCAATCGTTCTTCAGTCCCCAGCGGCCAGCGAGGAACCGCGACCCGCGACCTCGATTTACGCAATCTCACGTTTAACGATCTACCAGGGACGGCGACGGAAGTCAAAACCCTAGGGACTCTCTTTCCCCAAGCTCAAGTATTGACGGGGAGCAATGCGACGGAAACGGCCATTAAACAGGCTAACCGTCCCCACATTTTACACTTGGCCACCCACGGTTTCTTTCTGGAAAGCCCACCCCTCAGTCCCCAAGACCTGCAAAACAATCGCGGTTTGAATGTCAATGTCCCCTTTGCCGGTGAAAATCCCCTACTCCGCTCTGGCTTAGCAATGGCCGGATTTAATCAACGCCAAAGTGGCGAGGATGATGGAGTGCTCACGGCCCTTGAGGTCACCAGCCTGAATTTGGAGGGGACAGAGCTAGTGGTAATGTCCGCCTGTGATACGGGACGGGGAGATATTCTTAATGGAGATGGTGTGTACGGCTTGCGACGTGCTTTTACCCTCGCCGGTGCCCACACCCAAGTCAGTTCCCTGTGGAAAGTGGACGATTCAACCACCCAACAGTTAATGGTGGCCTTTTATCAGAATCTTGCGGCGGGCAAAGGTCGCAGTGAGGCGCTACGGCAAGCGCAATTGGCATTGATGCAAGAGAATAGTAGGCAAATTCCCTATTTTTGGGCCGCCTTTGTCAGCAGTGGCGAATGGCGATCGCTCAAGTAG
- a CDS encoding PHP domain-containing protein: MTLAAPPLADTGKLRSLFRQLSAASCPRSYNFHLHTICSDGQLTPEQIIDQAIAIGLKGLAITDHHSVRGYLAASRYLAHLKVPCPPTLYSGIEITAQLLGVEVHILGYGFEPEHPSLIPYQQRMSPMGQEAEASAVISALHQAQGIAILAHPARYKRSAPELIEAAVHRGIDGVETFYCYGNAHPWQPTSDTTLTVGNLAAMYHLLQTCGTDTHGSNILVRI; this comes from the coding sequence ATGACCCTAGCTGCTCCGCCCCTGGCCGACACAGGAAAATTACGGTCGTTGTTCCGTCAGTTATCCGCTGCTAGCTGCCCCCGTTCCTATAACTTCCATCTCCATACCATCTGCTCCGATGGTCAACTTACCCCAGAGCAAATCATTGACCAGGCGATCGCCATTGGCTTAAAAGGCCTAGCCATTACGGATCACCATTCGGTGCGAGGTTACTTGGCCGCATCCCGTTATTTAGCCCATCTAAAGGTTCCCTGCCCGCCCACCCTCTACAGCGGTATTGAAATTACGGCCCAACTTTTAGGGGTTGAGGTGCATATTTTGGGCTACGGCTTTGAGCCAGAGCACCCTAGTCTAATCCCCTATCAACAACGGATGTCTCCCATGGGCCAGGAGGCAGAGGCATCTGCGGTGATTTCGGCCCTCCATCAAGCCCAGGGTATTGCGATTCTTGCCCATCCTGCCCGCTATAAACGGTCGGCTCCAGAACTGATTGAAGCAGCGGTTCACCGTGGCATTGATGGCGTAGAAACCTTCTACTGCTATGGAAATGCCCACCCCTGGCAACCTACCTCAGATACAACTCTCACGGTGGGGAATCTAGCCGCCATGTACCATCTCTTGCAGACCTGTGGCACAGACACCCATGGAAGTAACATTCTGGTGCGGATTTAA
- a CDS encoding HAD-IIB family hydrolase: protein MADSKRLYIVLISVHGLIRGQNLELGRDADTGGQTKYVVELAQVLSQHPDVERVDLFTRLVNDHKVSPDYAEPVEMLNDRARIIRINCGPRRYLRKEVLWPYLDVFADELLRHVRQSGRMPDVIHSHYADAGYVGCRVAGWLGVPLIHTGHSLGRVKRQRMLDNGSKPEAIEEQYHFKTRIEAEETTLASAAVVIASTHQEVDDQYRVYDNYSPHRMAVIPPGVDTKRFYPIKILDQPPPIFQDLSRFLNQPYKPFILCLSRPVPRKNVSALVKVYGEDRELQERANLVLILGNRTDISKMEASPRQVFGELFSLIDRYDLYGRVAYPKAHSSDDVPDLYRLAAQQQGIFINPALTEPFGLTLIEAAACGLPVLATADGGPRDILGNCDNGLLFDPLDPKDIRRALHAAFADQVQWQTWAANGLKGIETHYSWKSHVENYLAKIETLAQKSVISILSPRRTEPEIWATPASAAPPSVSTSRNRLLDLDRLLISDIDNTLIGDKDALIALMEEIAKHPGMGFGVATGRHIESTLMVLEEWGVPLPDVLITSVGSEIHYGPQLVPDTSWQQHINYRWQPQRVQQVMNNMAGIVLQPKVNQRRHKISYIVDPAAAPEIDQVLRYLRQQKLQVRGIFSHEQFLDILPLRASKGDALRYFALKWGYPLKKLLVAGDSGNDEQMLTGNTLAVVVGNHSPELEKLRDRSDIYFADGHYSWGILEALRHYNF, encoded by the coding sequence ATGGCAGATAGTAAACGCCTGTACATTGTCCTAATCAGTGTCCATGGATTGATTCGGGGGCAAAATCTAGAACTTGGCAGGGATGCCGATACCGGCGGTCAAACTAAATATGTGGTTGAATTGGCCCAAGTCCTTTCCCAGCACCCCGACGTGGAACGGGTCGATTTATTTACCCGTCTGGTCAATGATCATAAAGTCAGTCCAGACTACGCCGAACCCGTGGAAATGCTCAACGACCGGGCCCGAATTATCCGCATTAACTGTGGTCCCCGGCGTTATTTACGCAAGGAAGTTCTCTGGCCCTATTTAGATGTTTTTGCCGATGAACTGCTTCGCCATGTTCGCCAAAGTGGTCGCATGCCCGATGTGATCCATAGTCACTATGCCGATGCAGGGTATGTGGGCTGTCGCGTGGCAGGATGGTTAGGGGTTCCCCTCATTCATACGGGCCACTCCCTAGGCCGGGTCAAACGCCAACGAATGCTAGATAATGGCTCCAAACCCGAGGCGATCGAAGAACAATATCACTTCAAAACCCGCATTGAAGCCGAAGAAACCACCCTAGCCAGTGCCGCCGTGGTCATTGCCAGTACCCACCAAGAAGTGGATGATCAATACCGGGTTTACGATAACTATTCACCCCATCGCATGGCGGTGATCCCCCCCGGTGTAGATACAAAACGTTTTTATCCCATAAAAATATTAGACCAGCCACCGCCAATTTTCCAGGATTTAAGTCGATTTCTGAACCAACCCTATAAACCCTTTATTCTTTGTCTTTCTCGGCCCGTCCCCCGCAAAAATGTATCGGCCCTTGTGAAAGTCTACGGGGAAGATCGGGAATTACAAGAACGGGCTAATCTGGTGTTGATTTTGGGGAATCGCACCGACATTAGTAAAATGGAAGCCAGTCCGCGGCAGGTGTTTGGTGAACTATTTTCCCTCATCGATCGCTATGATCTCTATGGTCGCGTGGCCTACCCTAAGGCCCACAGTAGTGATGATGTCCCCGACCTCTACCGCCTTGCCGCCCAGCAGCAGGGTATTTTTATCAATCCAGCCCTGACCGAACCCTTTGGCCTGACCCTCATTGAAGCGGCCGCCTGTGGTTTACCCGTATTAGCGACCGCTGACGGGGGCCCCCGAGATATTTTGGGTAATTGTGATAATGGCTTGCTCTTTGATCCCCTGGATCCCAAGGATATTCGCCGCGCCCTCCATGCCGCCTTTGCCGATCAGGTGCAATGGCAAACCTGGGCAGCCAATGGCTTAAAAGGGATAGAAACCCACTACTCATGGAAGAGTCATGTGGAGAACTATCTCGCTAAGATTGAAACCCTGGCCCAGAAATCCGTCATTTCCATCTTGAGTCCCCGCCGCACGGAGCCAGAAATCTGGGCAACCCCTGCCTCCGCCGCACCTCCATCGGTGAGTACGAGTCGCAATCGCCTCCTGGATCTGGATCGGTTGCTCATTAGCGATATTGATAACACCCTAATTGGTGATAAAGATGCCCTTATTGCCTTAATGGAGGAGATTGCAAAGCATCCCGGTATGGGGTTTGGGGTGGCCACGGGGCGACATATTGAAAGTACCTTAATGGTGCTAGAGGAATGGGGCGTGCCCCTACCAGATGTCTTAATTACGTCCGTGGGAAGTGAAATTCACTATGGCCCCCAGTTAGTTCCGGATACCAGTTGGCAGCAACATATTAACTATCGCTGGCAACCCCAACGGGTACAGCAGGTCATGAATAATATGGCTGGAATTGTCCTACAGCCTAAGGTTAATCAACGCCGCCACAAAATTAGTTACATCGTGGATCCAGCGGCTGCTCCAGAAATTGATCAGGTTCTGCGCTATTTACGGCAGCAGAAATTACAGGTGCGGGGTATTTTTTCCCATGAACAATTCCTAGATATTTTGCCCTTACGGGCATCGAAGGGGGATGCATTGCGCTATTTTGCCCTGAAGTGGGGATACCCCCTGAAAAAGCTATTAGTTGCGGGGGACTCTGGTAATGATGAGCAGATGCTCACGGGGAATACTCTGGCGGTGGTGGTGGGCAATCACAGTCCTGAATTAGAAAAATTGCGCGATCGCTCGGATATTTACTTTGCTGATGGTCATTATTCTTGGGGAATTTTAGAAGCTCTACGCCACTATAATTTTTAG
- a CDS encoding ABC1 kinase family protein: protein MISTSTVPAPPPQENAPPTPRVPPRRYDADAIAAYYNFRPWLILGRMLRIATLFLVFWLRLQWDHWAQRTEQNIGLRAMQLRQLLISLGPTFIKIGQALSTRPDLIRRNYLEELTLLQDKLPPFDNDLAIAIIERELNQNLGDIYAEFSPQPVAAASLGQVYRARLHSGEDVAVKVQRPHLLPVITRDLYLIRLLITWVGPWLPLNLGHDLRDVIDEFGRKLFEEIDYLNEGRNAEKFAANFREDPTVKVPAIYWPYTSERVLTLEWIQGIKLTRTECMVAAGVDPDQLIRVGVISGLRQLLEFGFFHADPHPGNLFAMADGRMAYIDFGMMDQLEEDTKESLVDAVVHLVNKDYIHLAQDFIHLGFLSPDTDIMPIVPALECVLDEVLDSSVQEFNFKTVTDRFSELMYEYPFRVPAKFALIIRSLVTQEGIALCLNPDFRIVDVSYPYIARRLLQGESAQLRRRLLDVLFKEDRLQWQRLENLIAIARTDQHFNLAPTATLGLQYLFSEEGQFLRRQIVLALTEDDRLHTEEVQRLWNLIKSDLRPLFFIDVAWGALKASVSQTLAKDEEVVAIAR, encoded by the coding sequence GTGATTTCTACATCTACAGTTCCCGCCCCTCCTCCCCAGGAGAATGCCCCACCCACCCCCAGGGTGCCACCGCGACGTTACGATGCCGATGCGATCGCGGCCTACTATAATTTCCGTCCTTGGTTGATTCTGGGACGAATGCTACGGATTGCCACATTATTTCTCGTCTTTTGGCTGCGTCTCCAGTGGGATCATTGGGCGCAACGCACGGAACAGAACATTGGCCTAAGGGCGATGCAGTTACGACAGTTGCTCATTTCCCTTGGCCCCACCTTCATTAAAATTGGTCAGGCTCTCTCCACCCGGCCCGATCTGATCCGCCGGAACTACCTGGAAGAATTAACCCTACTTCAAGATAAATTGCCCCCCTTTGACAATGATCTGGCGATCGCCATTATTGAGCGTGAGCTAAATCAAAACCTGGGGGATATTTACGCCGAGTTTTCACCCCAGCCGGTGGCCGCCGCCAGTCTAGGGCAAGTGTATCGGGCCCGCCTCCACAGTGGCGAAGATGTGGCTGTCAAGGTGCAGCGGCCCCATTTACTGCCGGTGATCACCCGAGATTTATACCTGATTCGCTTACTCATTACCTGGGTGGGTCCCTGGCTACCCCTAAATCTGGGCCACGATCTACGGGATGTCATTGACGAATTTGGGCGCAAGCTCTTTGAAGAAATTGACTACTTGAACGAAGGCCGGAATGCGGAAAAGTTTGCCGCTAATTTCCGGGAGGATCCCACCGTCAAAGTGCCCGCCATTTATTGGCCCTATACCAGTGAACGGGTGTTGACCCTAGAGTGGATTCAGGGCATTAAGCTCACCCGCACCGAATGCATGGTGGCGGCGGGGGTGGATCCGGATCAGTTGATTCGAGTGGGAGTCATTTCCGGTCTACGCCAGTTGCTTGAATTTGGCTTTTTCCACGCCGATCCCCACCCCGGTAACCTGTTTGCCATGGCCGATGGTCGCATGGCCTACATTGACTTCGGCATGATGGATCAGCTAGAGGAAGATACGAAGGAATCCCTGGTGGATGCGGTGGTTCATCTCGTCAATAAGGACTATATTCACCTAGCCCAAGATTTTATTCACCTAGGTTTTCTGAGTCCAGATACGGATATTATGCCGATTGTGCCCGCCCTAGAATGCGTTTTGGATGAAGTCCTTGACTCCAGTGTCCAAGAGTTTAACTTCAAGACCGTTACCGATCGCTTCTCCGAGTTAATGTACGAGTACCCCTTCCGAGTGCCGGCCAAGTTTGCCCTGATCATTCGTTCCTTGGTCACCCAGGAAGGCATTGCCCTCTGTCTCAATCCTGATTTTCGGATTGTGGATGTCAGCTATCCCTACATTGCTCGGCGGCTGCTCCAGGGAGAGTCGGCCCAACTGCGGCGACGGTTATTAGATGTTCTGTTCAAGGAGGATCGTCTTCAGTGGCAACGGCTAGAAAATTTGATTGCGATCGCCCGCACGGATCAGCACTTTAATTTAGCACCCACAGCTACCTTGGGGTTACAGTATCTTTTCTCAGAGGAAGGGCAGTTTTTGCGGCGACAAATCGTGTTAGCCTTAACCGAAGATGATCGCTTACATACGGAAGAGGTGCAGCGACTCTGGAACCTAATCAAGTCCGATCTGCGTCCCCTCTTTTTTATTGATGTTGCCTGGGGTGCTCTGAAGGCCTCCGTTAGTCAAACCTTGGCTAAGGATGAAGAAGTCGTGGCTATCGCCCGTTAG
- a CDS encoding 4-hydroxy-3-methylbut-2-enyl diphosphate reductase, with the protein MDTRAFKRSLHDSGNYHRKGFGHSEDVNQKLQGEYQSSLIQQIRDRGYTWQEGDVTIRLAEAFGFCWGVERAVALAYETRQHFPTERIWITNEIIHNPSVNQQLRQMQVEFIPVINGIKDFSEVQSGDVVILPAFGASVQEMQLLNDRRCTIVDTTCPWVSKVWHSVEKHKKVEFTSIIHGKYNHEETIATSSFAGTYLIVLNLEQAQYVCDYILQGGDRQDFLAKFANAHSDGFDPDVDLERIGVANQTTMLKGETEQIGKLFERTLIRKYGPDQINAHFQSFNTICDATQERQDAMFELVDEALDLMVVIGGYNSSNTTHLQEIAIERGIPSYHIDGADRIGPGNQVEHKPLNQSLIVTEDWLPPGPLTLGITSGASTPDKVVADVLEKIFALKASPLPV; encoded by the coding sequence ATGGATACTCGAGCATTTAAGCGATCGCTACACGATTCCGGCAACTACCATCGTAAAGGGTTTGGCCACAGTGAAGATGTCAATCAAAAGCTTCAGGGCGAGTATCAAAGTTCTCTGATTCAACAGATCCGCGATCGCGGCTACACCTGGCAGGAGGGGGATGTCACCATTCGCCTGGCAGAGGCCTTTGGTTTTTGTTGGGGGGTGGAGCGGGCCGTGGCCCTAGCCTACGAAACCCGGCAGCATTTCCCCACGGAACGGATTTGGATTACCAATGAAATTATCCACAACCCCTCCGTAAATCAACAATTGCGCCAGATGCAGGTGGAATTTATTCCCGTGATCAATGGCATCAAAGATTTCTCCGAGGTTCAGTCTGGGGATGTGGTGATTTTGCCGGCCTTTGGGGCCAGTGTCCAGGAAATGCAACTCCTCAACGATCGCCGTTGCACCATTGTGGATACCACCTGCCCCTGGGTCTCCAAGGTCTGGCATAGCGTTGAAAAACATAAAAAGGTTGAATTCACATCCATTATTCACGGCAAGTATAACCACGAAGAAACTATTGCCACCAGTTCCTTTGCCGGAACCTACCTGATTGTCCTGAATCTGGAACAGGCCCAATACGTCTGTGATTACATTCTCCAGGGGGGCGATCGCCAGGACTTTTTAGCAAAATTTGCCAATGCCCACTCCGACGGCTTTGATCCCGACGTGGATTTAGAGCGAATTGGGGTAGCTAACCAAACCACCATGCTCAAGGGAGAAACGGAACAGATTGGCAAATTATTTGAGCGCACCCTTATCCGCAAGTATGGCCCGGATCAGATTAACGCCCATTTCCAAAGTTTTAATACCATCTGTGATGCCACCCAAGAGCGACAGGATGCCATGTTTGAACTGGTGGATGAAGCCCTAGACCTCATGGTCGTCATAGGCGGCTATAACTCTTCCAATACCACTCACCTCCAAGAAATTGCCATTGAACGGGGGATTCCCTCCTACCACATTGATGGTGCCGATCGCATTGGCCCTGGCAACCAGGTCGAGCATAAACCCCTGAACCAATCCCTAATCGTCACCGAGGATTGGCTACCACCGGGGCCCCTCACCCTGGGGATCACCTCCGGAGCCTCTACGCCTGACAAAGTGGTGGCCGATGTGTTGGAGAAAATTTTTGCCCTGAAAGCGTCACCTCTGCCCGTGTAG